The DNA window CCCTCATATAAACTCAAGGCCGTACGATGAACACAGACCGTAGACAATTTCTTAAAACAGCAGGGGCGGCAGGCGCCGGATTGACGGCATTAGGACTGACGGGCAAAAAGAACGGACACCAATCCGGAGAACCGGAACGGTTCGCTGAAACCAAAAAGTCAACGGAAGAAACGCATCAGCAGATTTTCAACATGTGCGGGTACGCGGCGCCCAAACTTGAATCCGTCCGCATCGGTCTGATCGGCGTCGGCAGCCGCGGACTTGCTGCCGTGGGCCGGCTCAGGCTCATAGAGGGCGTCGAGATCAGAGTTCTTTGCGATAAATACCAGGATCGCGTCGATCTGGGACAGAAAAGCCTGGCCGCCGCCGGTCTGCCGCGCGCCGCAGAGTATGCTGGGAGCGAGGAGATCTGGCAAGAGTTGACCCAGAGCAGCGATCTTGACCTTGTGTATATCTGCACCCCCCGCGGCATGCACGCCAACATGGCGATTTCAGCCATGGAGGCGGGCAAACACGCGGCTACGGAGATGCCGGCTCTTTCCACTCTCGAGGAAGGCTGGAAGTTGGTCGAAACTTCCGAAAGAACGAAGAAGCACTGCATGATGTTGGAAAACTGCTGCTATGACTTTTTTGAATTGCTGGTGCTCAACATGGTGCGGCAGGGGCTTTTCGGCGATATCATTCATGTGGAGGGCGGCTATATCCACGATCAGCTGGAGATGAACTTTAACCTGCCAAGAAGCACCGGCATGTGGCGTCTGCGGGAGAGCCAGCGCCGAAATGCGAACCTCTATCCCACCCATGGGCTCGGTCCGCTCTGCCAGGTACTCAATATCAACCGCGGCGACCGGATGACCTTTATGACCTCAATGTCCTCCAATGATTTTATGATGGGAAAAAAAGCAGCCGAGATGGCGAAACAGGATGACTTTTACAAACAGTTTGACACTCACTCGTACCGCGGCAACATGAACAGTTCGCTGATCAGGACGGAAAAAGGCAAAACCATCCTGCTTCAGTACGATATCACCAGTCCCCGGCCCTACTCGCGGCTGCAGCTGGTGAGCGGGACCAAGGGAATGTCGCAGAAATATCCTGAACCGCCGCGCATCGCTCTGGGGGATCGTTGGGTCAGCGAGGATAAAATGAAGGAGCTGTGGGAAAAATACACCCCGGAGATCGTCAGACGGGTGGGCGAACTTGCCAAAACGATCGGTGGACACGGCGGCATGGACTTTATCATGGATTGGCGTCTCATCGACTGCCTCAGGAATGGACTTCCGCTGGAGCAGGACGTGTATGACGCCGCCGCCTGGAGCGCCATCGTTCCACTGAGCGAATGGTCTGTCGCGAACGGATCTTTTCCCATCACCGTGCCTGATTTCACCTGCGGATCGTATAAAACGAATGCGCCGCTGGATCTTTCGTTGTCCAGTGGGGGAAACACGCTGGTTCGCCCGATACCGGCAGCCGGTTGAACGATCGCTGTGATGCTTCGGATCACCGGCTGCAGAGACGCTGCCTCAACGGTTCGATGTGAATGCGGCGAATTCGACTTGACATTGATTGTGCGATTGAATATTTTTCATTAGGCCTTGGAGCCGCCGCCCGGGGGAATATCCACTGCTGCAGTAGCCACCTTTCACCGACCTGCTTTGCTCATTCCATCCCTGGGAGGTGCCCTCTATCGCATGGATCGCGACGTTCCGCTCGACAGTACCTGCGAACCCGTGGTGACAAGGTCATGGAAGCTAAAACGCTGTTCCTCGTCATGTTCGCCGGATTTTGTCTTATCGCTCCCTCACGCCTGACTGCTCCGGGTTTTTCCCCATCACGCAAGATGCTGCTGCAGCGCTGAGGATGGTTGCTGAAGAGTTCTTGACCCTCGCCTTAAAGTCGAACGGAGGAGTAGAATATGAAACCCTTCATGGTGATTGCACCCTTGGGGCCGGCGTTGTTTTCATTTTTGATAATCGTTGCTGCTCAAGCGCAGGCGGGCCACGAGAACTGCGCACTCATCGGCCGCTGGGCCGAGGGAGAATGCTATGACGTGCTTGCGGAGGGCAACAGAGTCTATCTCGGTAACGGCGCCTATGTGCAGATCATGGATTACGCCGATCCGGTCCATCCGTACATGCTGAGCCGCATCGCTCTGCCGTCACTTGTACAGGGCCTGGTCCTGCGCGACGGCAAGCTCTATGTC is part of the bacterium genome and encodes:
- a CDS encoding Gfo/Idh/MocA family oxidoreductase, with product MNTDRRQFLKTAGAAGAGLTALGLTGKKNGHQSGEPERFAETKKSTEETHQQIFNMCGYAAPKLESVRIGLIGVGSRGLAAVGRLRLIEGVEIRVLCDKYQDRVDLGQKSLAAAGLPRAAEYAGSEEIWQELTQSSDLDLVYICTPRGMHANMAISAMEAGKHAATEMPALSTLEEGWKLVETSERTKKHCMMLENCCYDFFELLVLNMVRQGLFGDIIHVEGGYIHDQLEMNFNLPRSTGMWRLRESQRRNANLYPTHGLGPLCQVLNINRGDRMTFMTSMSSNDFMMGKKAAEMAKQDDFYKQFDTHSYRGNMNSSLIRTEKGKTILLQYDITSPRPYSRLQLVSGTKGMSQKYPEPPRIALGDRWVSEDKMKELWEKYTPEIVRRVGELAKTIGGHGGMDFIMDWRLIDCLRNGLPLEQDVYDAAAWSAIVPLSEWSVANGSFPITVPDFTCGSYKTNAPLDLSLSSGGNTLVRPIPAAG